The following proteins come from a genomic window of Pocillopora verrucosa isolate sample1 chromosome 6, ASM3666991v2, whole genome shotgun sequence:
- the LOC131783452 gene encoding ubiquitin carboxyl-terminal hydrolase 2-like isoform X2, with product MNSILQCLSHTQPLTEQLSKGSHLKIINSNSSMKGKLIHAFADLIKSMWKHGYTDAVSPHSFKTQIQRFAPRFMGYNQQDAQEFLRFLLEGLHDDLNRVKSKPKYTPCEFDDSLSHRQNAEKSWKSYLSRDDSWMTDLFVGQLKSMLKCCHCDYTSVTFDPFWDLSLPIPRKSRHSSLSSSSWSGRRSSGANDSEITIRDCILTFTKEEVLDGDERPTCDKCKAKRKSTKKFSIQRFPPILVLHLKRFSGFSFRSKLQTNVEFPLSKLDLSEFAADSQEGRSAVYSLYAVSNHSGSTYGGHYMAYCKHPISKQWHCFNDSRVDEISSSRVQGAQAYILFYEKDERKSSL from the exons ATGAATTCCATCCTCCAATGTTTGAGTCACACACAACCCTTAACTGAACAACTGTCAAAAGGCTCTCACCTGAAGATAATTAACAGCAACAGTTCCATGAAGGGCAAGCTTATTCATG CTTTTGCAGATCTGATCAAATCTATGTGGAAGCATGGTTACACTGATGCAGTGTCTCCGCATTCTTTTAAAACTCAGATTCAAAGATTTGCCCCTCGATTTATGGGATACAA ccAACAAGATGCACAGGAATTTTTACGCTTTCTTTTGGAAGGACTTCACGATGACTTGAATCGAGTCAAATCCAAGCCAAAGTATACACCTTGTGAATTTGATGACTCACTCAG TCATCGACAGAATGCAGAGAAGTCATGGAAAAGTTATCTTTCACGAGATGACAGCTGGATGACTG ATCTTTTCGTGGGACAGTTGAAAAGCATGTTGAAATGTTGTCATTGTGATTACACGTCAGTCACCTTTGACCCGTTCTGGGACTTGTCACTTCCCATACCAAGG AAATCCCGTcattcatcattatcatcttcaTCGTGGTCCGGAAGGCGATCCAGTGGGGCAAATGACAGCGAGATTACCATTAGAGACTGTATCCTTACCTTCACCAAGGAGGAAGTATTGGATGGCGACGAAAGACCA ACTTGCGACAAGTGTAAGGCCAAGAGGAAATCAAcgaagaaattctcaatacaaaGATTTCCACCAATCCTTGTTCTTC ATTTAAAAAGATTCTCAGGTTTCAGTTTTCGATCCAAGCTACAGACGAATGTAGAATTCCCTTTATCTAAGCTGGATCTCTCTGAATTTGCTGCCGACAGCCAAG AGGGTCGGTCAGCGGTGTACTCCTTGTACGCAGTCTCGAATCATTCCGGCAGCACCTACGGCGGCCATTACATGGCTTACTGTAAACACCCGATCAGCAAACAGTGGCACTGCTTTAACGATTCACG ggtGGATGAAATTTCTTCATCACGGGTTCAAGGAGCACAAGCATACATCCTATTTTACGagaaagatgaaagaaaatcaTCGCTATGA
- the LOC136281622 gene encoding uncharacterized protein → MRYLSGQLSLCPLQEDSMHISCADNPTLQRLEIRKMNLERALLPGPLCASLANDPTFKGWTKFLQRGFKEHKQTGRLRDILSSQWIRSLHIQRKNEARSVSSKNQEDPSLTGKKFKTHCR, encoded by the exons ATGAGGTATTTATCAGGGCAGTTGTCATTGTGTCCTTTGCAGGAAGATTCTATGCATATTTCATGCGCAGATAATCCAACATTGCAAAGGCTTGAAATTCGAAAAATGAACTTAGAACGAGCCCTTCTTCCTGGGCCATTATGTGCGTCTCTTGCCAACGATCCTACATTCAAAG GGTGGACGAAATTTCTTCAGCGCGGGTTCAAGGAGCACAAGCAGACAGGACGGCTCAGAG aTATTCTCTCCTCACAATGGATCAGGAGCCTTCATATTCAAA gaaaaaacGAGGCTCGAAGTgtatcaagtaaaaatcaagaAGATCCTTCTTTGACaggtaagaaatttaaaactcaCTGTAGATGA